AAGCCGTTCACGCGTGACGAACTCCTGGGTGCCATCAAGCGGCACCTCAATCAGGCGGCTTGAATCGCTCCGCTCTGCGGCGTGGGGCGGCTCCGGGGAAGCGCGGGGCCCGGCAGGCAGGTGTGTTCGGCGATCCGGAAAACAAGTGAAATGGGAGATTTCTGAATGACCCGGGTTCTGATTGTTGATGACTCGCCCACGGAGACCTACGTGCTGCGCGAGATGCTCGAGAAGCACGATTACCAGGTGTCGGTCGCCGAGAATGGCGAGGACGGCATCCGCCTGGCCAAGGATGCTTCGCCGGACGTGATCCTCATGGATATCGTCATGCCCGGCGTCAATGGCTTTCAGGCGACACGAAAGCTGACCAAGGATCCGGATACGGCGAACATTCCCATCGTGATCATCAGTACCAAGGATCAGGACACGGATCGCATCTGGGGGATGCGTCAGGGGGCGCGGGATTACATCAGCAAGCCGGTGACCGAGCAGGAACTGCTGGAAAAGATCCAGAGTGCCCTGAAGGGCTGACACGGACGATGGTGGCCTCGGCTTTCGATCTGCTGGTTGAGCTGGAACGGCTCGGGCGCGATTTCGCCGCCGATCTGCCGGCACAGGAAGACCCCGGCGAAACCTGGGTCGGAGTGGGCTTCCGCCTCGGCGGGCAGCGCTTCGTCGCCGCAATGACCGATGTCGCGGAGCTTCTCAAG
The DNA window shown above is from Aquisalimonas sp. 2447 and carries:
- a CDS encoding PleD family two-component system response regulator: MTRVLIVDDSPTETYVLREMLEKHDYQVSVAENGEDGIRLAKDASPDVILMDIVMPGVNGFQATRKLTKDPDTANIPIVIISTKDQDTDRIWGMRQGARDYISKPVTEQELLEKIQSALKG